A DNA window from Drosophila pseudoobscura strain MV-25-SWS-2005 chromosome 2, UCI_Dpse_MV25, whole genome shotgun sequence contains the following coding sequences:
- the LOC4801283 gene encoding stearoyl-CoA desaturase 5: MTPNIIGSTFILAETAIADGNNNKMAAAPASSATTPKAVKQAPAKKSEPVAETEKKPFQMEIVWRNVGLFIVLHSMALYGLYLVFAESAYMELLPVYATMFLGGLGITAGVHRLWSHKAYKAKLPLRIFLMLCQSLAFQNSIWEWTRDHRVHHKFTDTHADPHNSRRGFFFAHMGWLMCKKHPDVTSKGKQISMADIEEDPVVIFQKKFYFVVMPICCFVVPMIFPYYFMGSSLRVCFFTCSMLRFCLSLHFTWLVNSAAHFYGMKAYDVNVSARNNKLVSTLTIGEGWHNYHHVFPWDYKAAELGTYSFNWTTAFIDVMAKIGQAYDLKFVSQEMVYKRALRTGDGSHIAALMDANNNNAIPTSELVAHLDHEKEEHAIWGWDDNDISEEDRKSASVVNKESDCKRD, translated from the exons ATGACGCCCAACATAATAGGCAGCACCTTCATACTGGCCGAGACGGCCATTGCtgacggcaacaacaacaagatgGCCGCCGCTCCCGCTTCCTCAGCCACGACCCCGAAGGCCGTGAAACAAGCGCCCGCCAAGAAATCGGAGCCAGTGGCTGAGACTGAGAAGAAGCCCTTCCAAATGGAGATTGTTTGGCGCAACGTGGGCCTCTTCATCGTCCTCCACTCGATGGCTCTGTACGGTCTCTACCTGGTCTTTGCCGAGAGCGCCTACATGGAGCTCTTACCCG TGTACGCGACCATGTTCCTGGGCGGTCTGGGCATCACGGCCGGCGTCCACCGTCTGTGGTCGCACAAGGCCTACAAGGCCAAGCTGCCGCTGCGCATCTTCCTCATGCTGTGCCAGTCCCTGGCCTTCCAGAACAGCATCTGGGAGTGGACCCGTGACCACCGTGTGCACCACAAGTTCACCGACACACACGCCGATCCCCACAACTCCCGACGCGGCTTCTTCTTCGCCCACATGGGCTGGCTGATGTGCAAGAAGCACCCGGACGTGACCAGCAAGGGCAAGCAGATCTCGATGGCCGATATTGAGGAGGATCCCGTGGTGATTTTCCAGAAGAA ATTCTACTTTGTTGTTATGCCCATCTGCTGCTTCGTGGTGCCAATGATATTCCCCTACTACTTTATGGGCAGCTCTCTGCGCGTCTGCTTCTTCACCTGCTCCATGCTCCGCTTCTGTCTGTCGCTGCACTTCACCTGGCTGGTGAACAGCGCCGCCCACTTCTACGGCATGAAGGCTTACGACGTGAATGTCAGTGCGAGGAACAACAAGCTGGTGTCGACCCTCACCATCGGCGAGGGATGGCACAACTACCACCACGTCTTCCCCTGGGACTACAAGGCAGCCGAGCTGGGAACCTACAGCTTCAACTGGACCACTGCCTTCATTGACGTGATGGCAAAAATCG GTCAGGCCTATGATCTGAAGTTCGTATCGCAGGAGATGGTGTACAAGCGGGCGCTGCGCACTGGCGACGGCTCGCACATTGCCGCCCTGATGgatgccaacaacaacaatgccatCCCCACCAGCGAGCTGGTGGCCCATCTGGACCACGAGAAGGAAGAGCACGCCATCTGGGGCTGGGACGACAATGACATCAGCGAGGAGGACCGAAAGAGCGCCTCCGTTGTGAACAAGGAGTCCGACTGCAAGCGAGACTAG
- the LOC117183220 gene encoding glutamyl aminopeptidase, translating to MFLSRNWMQVVLAWAVAAFATATVVVAVQNAKLEADLRDVQEKIDIYKDLDVRPTLQRERREDNIDYRLPTALLPKHYELYWHPDLNTGTFTGQEKITINVVEATNQIILHSYLLDVTNVYVLNREVVEYVLEVERQLLIITLTEDLVVGSSITLGILFNGNMTDKLVGLYSSTYKSEAGDQRNISSTQFEPVYARQAFPCFDEPAMKATFAITVVHPTGSYHAVSNMKLSESNYLGEYTEAIFESTVSMSTYLVCIIVSDFASKSTTVNANGIGEDFTMEAFATPHQLNKVDFALEFGAAVTEYYIQYYNVPYPLTKLDMAAIPDFSSNAMEHWGLVTYRETALLYDESYSSTLNKQSIAAVLAHEIAHQWFGNLVTMKWWNDIWLNEGFARYMQYKGVNAVYPDWGMLEQFQIIALHPVMVYDAKLSSHPIVQEVESPAEISAIFDTISYEKGGSVIRMLENLVGSEKFEEAVTNYLVKYQFQNTVTDDFLSEVDLVTDFDVKLLMRTWTEQMGYPVLNVSRGDAGFLITQQRFLSNKASYEEAPEDSEFQYRWSVPITYTIDAWEADKVESFVFAYNIDTGAIALDADVQWIKLNVHQLGYYRVNYEDSLWDALIKQLIADPARFDVADRAHLLNDAFALADASQLSYKVPLEMTAYLGQERDFAPWYVAAEKLKALQRSLMFNEGYVSYLTYARTLVDTVYQEVGWSVDANNHLNNRLRVSILSAACSLGLPDCLDQAAQRFNTWLQNPTAANRPAPDLREIVYYYGMQQSTSNSDWDKLFELFLEETDASEKLKLMYGLAGVQDAQLLFNFLVLASDESIVRSQDYFTCVQNIAGNPVGEPVVWDYYREQWPQLSARFGLTNRNFGRLIAQITKSFASQVKLEELQQFYAKYPESGAGANSRLEAVETIKYNIEWLKQNSGDISDWLSGTSVPLTRENRL from the exons ATGTTCTTGTCGCGAAATTGGATGCAGGTGGTCCTGGCCTGGGCGGTGGCGGCTTTTGCCACGGCCACCGTAGTGGTTGCGGTGCAGAACGCGAAACTTGAGGCGGATCTGCGCGATGTACAGGAAAAGATTGACATCTACAAGGATCTAGATGTGCGTCCAACCCTCCAGCGGGAGAGACGCGAAGATAAT ATTGACTATCGCCTGCCCACTGCACTGTTGCCCAAACACTACGAACTCTACTGGCATCCGGACCTAAATACTGGCACCTTCACCGGCCAGGAGAAGATCACCATAAATGTCGTTGAGGCCACGAATCAAATCATTTTGCACTCTTACCTGCTGGATGTGACGAATGTTTATGTGCTGAACCGAGAGGTAGTGGAATATGTTTTGGAAGTGGAACGACAGCTCCTGATCATAACGTTGACGGAGGATCTGGTAGTGGGTTCCAGCATCACCTTGGGTATTCTCTTTAACGGAAATATGACGGACAAGCTGGTGGGTCTTTACAGCAGCACCTACAAGTCGGAAGCGGGAGACCAACG CAACATTTCGTCAACGCAATTCGAGCCAGTCTATGCCCGCCAGGCCTTCCCGTGCTTCGATGAGCCGGCGATGAAGGCTACTTTCGCCATCACAGTGGTACATCCCACAGGATCTTACCACGCAGTTTCCAATATGAAGCTATCC GAATCCAATTATTTGGGCGAATACACGGAGGCCATTTTCGAGAGCACTGTATCAATGAGCACGTACCTGGTGTGCATCATTGTTTCCGATTTTGCTTCCAAGTCCACCACTGTTAATGCCAATGGGATTGGCGAGGACTTCACTATGGAGGCTTTTGCCACTCCCCACCAGCTGAACAAGGTTGACTTTGCTTTAGAGTTTGGAGCTGCCGTCACGGAGTACTACATCCAGTATTACAATGTCCCGTATCCACTGACCAAACTGGATATGGCTGCCATCCCCGACTTCTCCTCCAATGCAATGGAGCACTGGGGTCTGGTCACTTACCGCGAGACGGCTCTACTCTACGACGAGAGCTACAGCTCGACGCTCAACAAGCAGTCGATCGCCGCCGTTCTGGCCCACGAGATTGCTCACCAATGGTTTGGCAATCTAGTTACCATGAAATGGTGGAATGACATCTGGCTAAACGAAGGATTTGCCCGCTACATGCAGTACAAGGGAGTAAACGCAGTGTATCCAGACTGGGGAATG CTGGAGCAATTCCAAATAATCGCCCTGCATCCTGTCATGGTATATGATGCCAAACTCTCTTCGCACCCCATTGTCCAGGAAGTGGAGTCACCGGCTGAGATCAGCGCCATTTTCGACACGATCAGCTATGAGAAAGGTGGCTCGGTCATCCGAATGCTTGAGAACCTTGTAGGTTCCGAAAAATTCGAGGAGGCTGTTACCAACTATTTGGTAAAGTATCAGTTTCAAAACACGGTCACGGATGACTTCCTGAGCGAGGTGGACCTTGTGACAGACTTTGATGTGAAGCTCTTGATGCGCACATGGACCGAACAGATGGGCTACCCGGTCCTGAATGTGTCCCGTGGGGATGCTGGCTTCCTCATTACTCAGCAGCGCTTCCTCTCCAACAAGGCCAGCTATGAGGAGGCTCCCGAAGACAGCGAATTCCAGTACAGGTGGAGCGTGCCCATCACATACACCATCGACGCTTGGGAGGCCGACAAGGTCGAGAGCTTCGTGTTCGCTTACAATATTGACACGGGGGCAATCGCACTGGACGCTGATGTCCAGTGGATTAAGCTGAACGTCCATCAATTGGGGTATTATCGCGTTAACTACGAAGATAGTCTCTGGGATGCCCTCATCAAGCAATTGATAGCCGATCCCGCCCGCTTCGACGTTGCCGATCGCGCCCATCTTTTGAATGATGCCTTCGCCTTGGCCGATGCCAGCCAACTGTCCTACAAAGTTCCGCTGGAGATGACCGCCTACCTTGGCCAGGAGCGTGACTTTGCGCCCTGGTACGTGGCGGCTGAGAAGCTTAAGGCGCTGCAACGCAGCCTGATGTTCAACGAGGGCTACGTTTCCTACTTGACCTATGCAAGGACTCTGGTTGACACCGTCTACCAGGAAGTGGGCTGGAGTGTGGACGCGAATAACCACTTGAATAA TCGACTGCGGGTGTCCATCCTGTCCGCGGCCTGTTCCCTCGGCCTGCCCGACTGTCTGGACCAGGCAGCTCAGCGCTTTAACACCTGGCTTCAGAACCCCACCGCCGCCAACCGACCAGCGCCCGATCTGCGCGAGATCGTCTATTATTACGGCATGCAGCAGTCGACTAGCAACTCCGACTGGGATAAGCTATTTGAACTTTTCTTGGAGGAAACGGATGCCAGCGAGAAGCTGAAACTTATGTATGGGTTGGCTGGTGTTCAGGACGCCCAGTTGCTGTTCAACTTCCTCGTACTGGCCAGTGACGAGAGTATTGTGCGCTCCCAGGACTATTTTACCTGCGTGCAGAACATTGCTGGCAACCCCGTGGGCGAGCCCGTGGTGTGGGACTACTACCGAGAGCAATGGCCCCAGCTGAGTGCTCGTTTCGGGCTGACAAATCGCAACTTTGGCAGGCTGATTGCCCAGATCACGAAGAGCTTTGCCAGCCAGGTCAAGCTGGAGGAACTGCAGCAGTTCTATGCCAAGTACCCAGAGTCCGGGGCCGGGGCCAACTCCAGGCTGGAGGCGGTGGAGACCATCAAGTACAACATCGAGTGGCTGAAGCAGAACAGCGGTGACATAAGCGACTGGCTGAGTGGCACCTCCGTTCCGTTGACCAGGGAAAACCGATTGTAA
- the LOC4801278 gene encoding glutamyl aminopeptidase, with protein MIITAKLVAIGLSLALTAFTVSTIVLAVQKSSLKSDLREAQEKLDMLEAGLQTTSTSTVAPPSTGTPSETDPSSPTSAPQTTADPITTAAPVTTAAPITTAAPEEKIDYRLPSRLEPTHYDLYLFPNVETGEFNGQETITLTVHEATDTIVLHSLDLNISSVSVLKPDFSSVEVSEISFDAVREFLVLQLAEELSAGINVDLHLGFAGSMANKIVGLYSSSYVKEDESRKVIATSKFEPTYARQAFPCFDEPALKATFQITLVHPVDGDYHALSNMNVESEVNQGAYTEVTFSKSVPMSTYLACFIVSDFTAKFVEVDTKGIGETFTMGVYATPEQIGKVDFATEVGKGVIEYYIDYFQIEYPLPKLDMAAIPDFVSGAMEHWGLVTYRETSLLYDAETSSATNKQRIASVIAHEFAHMWFGNLVTMNWWNDLWLNEGFASFIEYLGVDSVFPEWKMRDQFIYSTLHAVLTLDGTLGSHPIIQTVENPDQITEIFDTITYSKGSSLVRMVEDFLGETIFRQAVTNYLNEYKYTTAETSNFFAEIDKLGLDYNVTAIMLTWTVQMGLPVVTVEKISETEYKLTQKRFLSNPNDYDADHEPSEFNYRWSIPITYTTSGESTVQRVWFYHDQSEITITLPAAVQWIKFNSEQVGYYRVNYAEALWESLATELVATPSTFSSGDRASLLNDAFALADSTQLPYETAFDMTKYLDKEEDYVPWSVAASKLTSLKRTLYYTTSYVKYKKYATALIEPIYTALTWTVGEDHLDNRLRVTALSAACSLGLESCLSEVGEQFNSWLVKPDERPKPDLRETIYYYGMQSVGNQEIWEKVWELFVNEADASEKSKLMYGLAAVQEPWILQRYIDLAWNEEYVRGQDYFTCLTYIAANPVGESLVWEYVRENWQKLVDRFGLNERYLGNLIPSITARFSTQTKLEEMEYFFEKYPEAGAGTAARVRALETVKNNIVWLAENLEAVDAWLDNQQL; from the exons ATGATTATCACAGCGAAACTGGTGGCCATCGGCCTGAGCCTCGCCCTCACCGCCTTCACCGTCTCCACCATTGTCCTGGCTGTGCAAAAGTCCAGTTTGAAGAGCGATCTCCGCGAGGCCCAGGAAAAACTTGATATGCTGGAGGCGGGCCTGCAAACGACGTCAACCAGCACGGTGGCTCCTCCGAGCACAGGAACACCTTCCGAAACTGACCCATCGAGCCCTACCTCAGCCCCTCAAACCACAGCAGATCCGATCACCACCGCAGCTCCGGTCACCACCGCAGCTCCGATCACTACCGCAGCTCCGGAAGAGAAGATTGACTATCGCCTCCCCAGCCGCTTGGAGCCCACCCACTACGATCTTTATCTGTTCCCCAATGTGGAGACCGGAGAGTTTAATGGGCAGGAAACGATTACCCTTACCGTCCACGAGGCAACCGATACCATTGTCCTGCACTCCCTGGATCTGAACATTTCGAGCGTGTCTGTCCTTAAGCCCGACTTTTCAAGCGTGGAAGTCTCGGAGATCAGCTTCGACGCGGTTAGGGAGTTTCTGGTCTTGCAGCTGGCAGAAGAGCTGAGCGCGGGCATCAACGTGGACCTACATCTGGGATTCGCGGGATCCATGGCCAACAAGATTGTGGGACTGTACAGTTCGTCGTATGTTAAGGAGGATGAGAGCCGCAAGGTGATAGCGACGTCCAAGTTCGAGCCCACCTATGCCCGCCAGGCCTTCCCCTGCTTCGATGAGCCGGCCCTGAAGGCCACCTTCCAGATAACCCTCGTGCACCCCGTCGATGGCGACTACCATGCCCTGTCCAACATGAACGTGGAGTCCGAAGTCAATCAGGGGGCCTACACCGAAGTAACCTTCTCCAAGAGCGTGCCCATGAGCACCTATCTGGCCTGTTTCATTGTCTCTGACTTCACCGCAAAATTCGTTGAGGTGGATACCAAAGGCATTGGCGAGACCTTTACAATGGGCGTTTACGCCACCCCCGAGCAGATCGGAAAGGTCGATTTTGCCACGGAAGTGGGCAAGGGTGTAATTGAGTACTACATTGACTACTTCCAAATCGAGTATCCCCTGCCCAAGCTGGACATGGCAGCCATTCCCGACTTCGTGTCCGGTGCCATGGAGCACTGGGGCCTGGTCACCTACCGCGAGACTTCCCTTCTATACGATGCCGAGACGAGTTCTGCGACCAACAAGCAGCGCATTGCCTCCGTCATTGCCCACGAGTTCGCTCACATGTGGTTTGGAAATTTGG TGACCATGAATTGGTGGAACGATCTCTGGCTGAACGAGGGCTTTGCCAGCTTCATCGAGTACCTTGGCGTGGATTCAGTCTTCCCcgaatggaaaatg CGGGACCAGTTCATTTATAGCACATTGCATGCGGTTCTGACCTTGGACGGAACTTTGGGCTCCCATCCAATCATCCAGACCGTGGAGAACCCCGACCAGATCACGGAAATCTTCGACACCATCACCTACTCCAAGGGATCCTCTCTGGTGCGCATGGTGGAGGACTTTCTGGGCGAGACCATCTTCCGCCAGGCCGTGACCAACTATCTGAATGAGTACAAGTACACAACCGCCGAGACGTCCAATTTCTTCGCCGAGATCGATAAGCTGGGTCTGGACTACAATGTGACCGCCATCATGCTGACGTGGACAGTCCAG atGGGTCTGCCAGTTGTCACGGTGGAGAAGATCTCCGAAACTGAATACAAATTGACTCAGAAGCGCTTCTTGTCGAATCCCAACGACTATGACGCTGATCACGAGCCCTCGGAATTCAA CTACCGCTGGTCAATACCCATCACATACACCACCAGCGGCGAGTCGACTGTGCAGCGGGTCTGGTTTTACCATGACCAGAGCGAAA TCACCATTACTCTGCCAGCTGCTGTGCAGTGGATCAAATTCAACTCTGAGCAAGTGGGCTACTACCGAGTAAACTATGCTGAGGCGCTGTGGGAGTCGTTGGCCACAGAGCTTGTGGCCACGCCCAGCACCTTTAGTTCCGGAGATCGCGCCTCCCTGCTGAACGACGCCTTCGCCCTTGCGGACTCCACGCAGCTGCCGTACGAGACCGCTTTCGACATGACCAAGTATCTGGACAAGGAGGAGGACTATGTGCCCTGGAGCGTGGCCGCCTCGAAGCTGACATCTCTTAAGCGTACACTCTACTACACGACCAGCTACGTGAAGTACAAGAAGTATGCGACGGCTCTGATCGAACCCATCTACACGGCCCTCACCTGGACAGTGGGAGAGGATCACCTGGACAA TCGTCTTCGGGTGACAGCCTTGAGTGCCGCCTGTTCCCTGGGTCTGGAATCTTGCCTCAGCGAGGTGGGAGAGCAGTTCAACAGTTGGCTGGTTAAGCCCGATGAGCGCCCCAAGCCAGATCTCCGCGAGACCATCTACTACTACGGCATGCAATCGGTGGGAAACCAAGAGATCTGGGAGAAGGTCTGGGAGCTGTTTGTCAACGAGGCCGATGCCAGCGAGAAATCGAAGCTAATGTACGGCCTAGCCGCTGtgcaggagccctggatcctgcAGCGCTACATTGACCTGGCCTGGAACGAGGAGTACGTGCGAGGTCAGGACTACTTCACCTGTCTGACTTACATTGCGGCCAATCCCGTGGGCGAGTCCCTGGTCTGGGAGTATGTGCGCGAGAACTGGCAGAAGTTGGTGGATCGATTTGGGTTGAATGAGCGGTATCTGGGCAACCTTATACCGTCGATCACGGCTCGCTTCAGCACTCAGACGAAGCTCGAGGAAATGGAGTACTTCTTCGAGAAGTATCCCGAAGCAGGAGCCGGAACTGCGGCACGCGTGCGCGCCCTGGAGACGGTGAAGAACAACATTGTCTGGTTGGCCGAAAATCTCGAAGCCGTCGACGCCTGGCTGGACAATCAGCAACTGTAG
- the Osi22 gene encoding uncharacterized protein Osi22, with amino-acid sequence MSSLVRFLLLSVLCTALTRGHDGGQETTSEAASATEAARGLASSYEPEDKQSLRKNSHIFMGIYKNYKSTYLGNKTTSEYKKRLRDRVGASQIANNEAAEGPEPQSDQEQLEAADVLAQELRQEANAEALLEAQTGTPIYDDNETSAGKKRRKRKRKDRNKRREESGAAETGTATGTEQPDMQSEDETIQRYFVGPGLNVSLDMSNDIVHVKLDGENLKEIMAARWLTTDNSEEGRGKKYDMITKVLPLFILPFLIQSAIVPFLVTKLKLLLVKSILVGKLAIFLLIISAIKNGNKMVQSYEVPSYWAGEPSRRSELAAAASSAAAAYNGYRVEGKPTTWIS; translated from the exons ATGAGCAGCCTAGTGAGATTCCTTTTATTGAGTGTGCTCTGCACCGCCCTAACTAGGGGGCATGATGGCGGACAGGAGACGACCAGTGAGGCAGCGTCTGCCACGGAAGCGGCCCGAGGGCTGGCGAGTAGCTACGAGCCGGAGGACAAGCAGTCCCTGAGGAAGAACTCGCACATCTTCATGGGCATCTACAAAAACTACAAGAGCACCTATCTGGGCAACAAGACGACCAGTGAGTACAAAAAGCGTCTGAGGGACCGCGTGGGTGCTTCCCAGATAGCCAACAACGAGGCTGCCGAGGGCCCGGAGCCACAGAGCGAccaggagcagctggaggcTGCAGATGTCCTGGCCCAGGAGCTGCGCCAGGAAGCCAATGCCGAGGCCCTGCTCGAGGCCCAAACCGGGACGCCCATCTACGATGACAACGAGACGTCAGCGGGCAAAAAGAGACGCAAACGCAAGCGCAAGGATCGCAACAAGAGGCGTGAGGAATCAGGTGCAGCAGAGACGGGGACAGCGACAGGGACAGAGCAGCCCGATATGCAGTCTGAGGATGAGACCATACAACGCTACTTTGTGGGCCCTGGCCTCAATGTCAGCCTGGACATGAGCAATGATATCGTGCACGTGAAGCTGGATGGCGAGAACCTCAAGGAGATCATGGCAGCTCGTTGGCTGACCACGGATAACAGCGAAGAAG GTCGCGGCAAGAAGTACGACATGATTACCAAAGTGCTGCCCCTCTTCATCCTGCCCTTCCTCATCCAGTCCGCTATTGTGCCGTTCCTGGTGACGAAGctcaagctgctgctggtcaagTCAATCCTGGTGGGCAAGCTGGCCATCTTCCTTCTCATAATCTCGGCCATCAAGAACGGCAACAAGATGGTCCAGAGCTACGAGGTCCCGTCCTACTGGGCCGGCGAGCCGAGTCGGAGATCCGAACTGGCAGCTGCCGCCTCCTCAGCAGCCGCCGCCTACAACGGATATCGGGTGGAGGGCAAGCCGACCACTTGGATTAGCTAA
- the LOC4801282 gene encoding uncharacterized protein: MHATSTSTRALRVLFGLCLLLSLDRASAQILAEASEDSNPSEPRSHSANSVSYFRASIPMRIYECLRESSMLHCTKLYVLQKMEERRQMASSGNLTRDFLDQFFGEETQMGSLISQKYQQMSEKELNQRLVVNFQRFFKHRDLKLHFLSGMLVKIVPSKDNKLKFSLKKAGKSRVGRARRRETEELELNLMNIPSIGGVGGNSGSVENYEPEAEGDSKQQGLLGGGGGGAEDGGGIGGGLLRKRKHKKNSNKMTMMQVAVPMMIFPIVLLGSLLPFILPALKMATIMSLVMNNGAFLAALLYAARTQFNTHEEQQHISYS; the protein is encoded by the exons ATGCACGCCACCTCAACCAGCACCAGAGCCTTGCGAGTCCTTTTCGGACTCTGCCTGTTGCTGAGCCTCGATCGTGCGTCGGCCCAGATTCTGGCAGAGGCTAGCGAAGACTCGAACCCGTCGGAGCCCCGGTCGCACTCGGCGAATAGTGTGTCATACTTTAGGGCGTCGATTCCAATGCGAATCTACGAGTGTCTGCGGGAGTCCAGCATGCTGCACTGCACCAAGCTGTATGTGCTGCAAAAGATGGAGGAGCGACGCCAGATGGCCAGCTCGGGCAACCTGACCAGGGACTTCCTCGACCAGTTCTTCGGCGAGGAGACCCAGATGGGCAGCCTCATCTCGCAGAAGTACCAGCAGATGTCGGAGAAGGAGCTGAATCAGCGGCTGGTCGTGAACTTCCAGCGCTTTTTCAAGCACCGCGATCTCAAGCTACACTTCCTGTCCGGCATGCTGGTCAAGATCGTCCCCAGCAAGGACAACAAGCTGAAGTTCTCCCTGAAAAAGG CTGGCAAGTCCCGCGTGGGACGTGCCAGACGACGCGAAACGGAGGAGCTTGAGCTGAATCTTATGAACATTCCCTCGATTGGCGGAGTGggcggcaacagcggcagcgtgGAGAACTACGAGCCGGAGGCGGAGGGCGACTCCAAGCAACAGGGGCTCctgggcgggggcggtggcggtgccgAAGATGGTGGCGGGATCGGCGGCGGACTCTTGAGAAAGCGGAAGCACAAAAAGAACTCCAATAAGATGACCATGATGCAGGTGGCCGTTCCCATGATGATCTTCCCCATCGTCCTGCTGGGCAGCCTGCTGCCCTTCATCCTGCCTGCCCTCAAGATGGCCACCATTATGTCGCTGGTGATGAACAATGGCGCCTTCTTGGCCGCCCTGCTCTACGCCGCTCGCACCCAGTTCAACACCcacgaggagcagcagcacatcaGCTACAGTTAG
- the apn gene encoding protein apnoia, with amino-acid sequence MAANQKIVFAIVCLCLAFNVVLGQQQPANSSDSDSDVAESRTFGHHFLRRISFALVPGAFVVGVITTLLAALTVVSMKGLGVGVILLVLAIGQMLSRALPVQAAAYAAAPVAAPVPVVYSHSHTQQPVWLEKEW; translated from the exons ATGGCCGCCAACCAGAAAATTGTGTTCGCCATCGTGTGCCTATGCCTGGCCTTTAACGTGGTGttgggccagcagcagcccgccAATAGCtcggactccgactcggaTGTTGCCG AGAGCCGCACGTTCGGCCACCATTTCTTGCGCCGCATCAGCTTCGCTCTTGTGCCCGGAGCCTTCGTGGTGGGCGTGATCACCACCCTGCTGGCGGCCCTGACGGTCGTCTCCATGAAGGGACTGGGAGTGGGCGTCATCCTGTTGGTGCTGGCCATCGGACAGATGCTGTCGCGAGCCCTGCCGGTCCAGGCAGCCGCCTATGCTGCCGCCCCCGTGGCGGCTCCAGTGCCCGTCGtctactcgcactcgcacaccCAGCAGCCCGTCTGGCTGGAGAAGGAGTGGTAG
- the wntD gene encoding wnt inhibitor of Dorsal protein, whose protein sequence is MKQGCSAIWTTSGLFVRGWEFLSLHKIPTEDKFPVFRPGPNFPRARPRMALAPGINSQAISIHHSVELEKARRQHIIPHTPHKMFFILNLILAITGSSAGVIEPMNYYQYTQFQAPLSWEAITSAGLKQALSSCQDSFKWQRWNCPSTDFVKRHTAPATPTPEREDVYVAAISMASIVHTLTKDCANGVIAGCGCTGNALNVPCSHEPLKAVELYEKRFGSGSGAAAHNQRVIGSLLQQSLVQECRCKQPGPQGKCLEEECVKVLKPFEAVAQDLLQMYDDAIQLDSTASNLKIMWENIPLDSLVFMQDSPNYCEPEASGRWTGTRGRQCSKDGSGSVEERLSCQQLCRVCGYRVRTQHVRSERRCNCKLVWGFRLQCDVCVQLERQYTCY, encoded by the coding sequence ATGAAACAGGGCTGCTCCGCAATTTGGACCACCAGTGGGTTATTTGTGCGAGGCTGGGAGTTTTTGTCTCTCCACAAAATCCCAACCGAAGACAAATTTCCGGTTTTTCGGCCAGGCCCGAATTTCCCACGGGCACGGCCCAGGATGGCGTTGGCTCCTGGTATAAATTCGCAGGCCATCTCTATTCACCATTCAGTCGAGCTAGAGAAAGCACGGAGACAACACATCATACCACACACGCCACACAAAATGTTCTTCATACTCAACCTAATCCTGGCCATCACCGGCTCATCGGCGGGCGTCATTGAGCCCATGAACTATTACCAGTACACCCAGTTCCAGGCACCGCTCTCGTGGGAGGCCATCACCAGCGCGGGCTTGAAGCAGGCGCTTTCCAGTTGCCAGGATAGCTTCAAGTGGCAGCGCTGGAACTGCCCCAGCACGGACTTTGTCAAGCGGCACACGGCACCGGCTACGCCGACGCCGGAGCGAGAGGATGTCTACGTGGCCGCCATCTCCATGGCCTCCATTGTCCACACGTTGACCAAGGATTGCGCCAACGGAGTCATCGCCGGCTGCGGATGCACAGGAAACGCCTTGAACGTGCCCTGCTCCCATGAGCCGCTCAAGGCCGTGGAACTCTACGAGAAGCGGTTTGGAAGCGGCTCGGGTGCCGCTGCCCACAACCAGAGGGTGATCGGCTCCCTGCTGCAGCAGTCCTTAGTGCAGGAGTGCCGCTGCAAGCAACCCGGCCCGCAGGGCAAGTGCCTCGAGGAGGAGTGCGTCAAAGTGCTGAAACCGTTCGAGGCGGTGGCCCAGGACCTGCTGCAGATGTACGACGACGCCATCCAGCTGGACAGCACTGCCAGCAATCTAAAGATCATGTGGGAGAACATTCCCCTCGACTCGCTCGTCTTCATGCAGGACTCGCCGAATTATTGCGAACCAGAGGCCAGCGGCCGCTGGACGGGCACCCGAGGCCGCCAGTGCTCCAAAGATGGCAGCGGCTCGGTGGAGGAGCGCCTCTCCTGCCAGCAGCTCTGCCGCGTCTGTGGCTACCGCGTGCGCACCCAGCACGTGCGCAGCGAGCGGCGTTGCAACTGCAAACTTGTCTGGGGATTCCGGCTCCAGTGCGACGTTTGTGTCCAGCTGGAACGACAGTACACCTGCTACTAG